A single Uloborus diversus isolate 005 chromosome 7, Udiv.v.3.1, whole genome shotgun sequence DNA region contains:
- the LOC129225661 gene encoding transcription factor HES-1-A-like: MPAERPVSKASENRRATKPIMEKRRRARINQCLSELKTLILDALNKDPSRHSKLEKADILEMTVRHLQNIQRQQMAAAISTDSSVLNKFKAGFNECATEVSRYVSRIEGVDPALRQRLLSHLSNCLTTMNTASQFQQQQTSNISFGGSFPSMLQSLSVQIPAGISTVGIVPAGRNSSGDLNIGIVPSSRNSTGDINNNSTSSNGKQLFAGLSVIPSRLPNGDFAFLLPSQALTGSGSMAFHLPSVSASSSLPSSSGPDRSVSQSSWPPVSPSSSKRSASPDAMSEDNVVLSPTCSDAGSDVFLEPYHHQKHQQSIKPMISPPLHQSSFNKERPLQPVPRHHHVVSDSENVWRPW, encoded by the exons ATGCCTGCTGAAAGGCCCGTATCAAAAGCCAGTGAAAATAGAAGG GCTACAAAACCTATCATGGAGAAGAGGCGCCGGGCTAGGATCAACCAGTGTCTCTCAGAGCTTAAGACTTTGATCCTGGATGCTTTAAACAAAGAT CCTTCCCGCCACTCCAAATTGGAGAAAGCAGACATATTAGAAATGACCGTCCGACATCTTCAAAATATACAGAGACAACAAATGGCAG CTGCAATATCCACGGATTCCTCTGTTCTCAATAAGTTCAAAGCAGGCTTCAATGAATGTGCTACAGAAGTATCACGCTATGTAAGCAGAATAGAAGGAGTAGATCCTGCCCTTCGGCAACGCTTGCTGTCCCACCTTTCCAATTGCCTAACTACCATGAACACggcttcccaattccagcagcagCAAACTTCCAACATCAGTTTTGGCGGCTCCTTCCCAAGCATGTTGCAGTCCCTGAGTGTACAGATCCCGGCAGGCATCTCAACTGTTGGCATTGTACCAGCTGGAAGGAACTCATCCGGGGACTTGAACATCGGAATTGTACCATCAAGCAGAAATTCTACCGGTGACATAAACAACAACAGCACGTCTTCAAATGGCAAACAGCTTTTTGCTGGACTATCAGTTATACCAAGTCGATTACCAAATGGTGACTTTGCATTTCTGCTGCCTAGTCAGGCCTTAACGGGATCAGGGTCAATGGCTTTCCATCTTCCGTCAGTCAGTGCGTCCTCCAGTTTGCCGTCCTCTTCTGGACCAGACCGATCGGTCAGTCAGTCTTCCTGGCCTCCTGTTTCCCCGTCCTCTTCAAAAAGATCTGCCAGTCCTGATGCTATGTCGGAGGACAATGTTGTCCTTAGTCCTACATGTAGCGATGCAGGTTCAGACGTTTTCCTCGAGCCATACCACCACCAGAAGCATCAGCAATCTATAAAACCTATGATCTCTCCTCCTCTTCATCAGTCATCCTTCAACAAAGAAAGACCTCTGCAGCCTGTTCCCCGACACCATCATGTAGTATCCGATTCCGAGAACGTTTGGAGGCCATGGtaa